The Chiloscyllium plagiosum isolate BGI_BamShark_2017 chromosome 43, ASM401019v2, whole genome shotgun sequence genome includes a window with the following:
- the LOC122543424 gene encoding protein Wnt-6-like isoform X1, protein MWPFAAAQLRVFFCLLYPANIISLWWAVGSPLVMDPNSICRKAKRLAGRQAELCQTQPEIVSEVAKGARLGIRECQHQFRFRKWNCTTHKKYFSKILQQDIRETAFVSAVTSAGVLYTVSQACSMGELLQCGCERTLNRVPLPRSPTPGTEATAWEWGGCGDDVEFGYAKSKQFMDAERKQGQNDIKSLINLHNNEAGRLMIKNYMRTECKCHGLSGSCAVKTCWKKMPHFREVGDRLLDRFNGAFKVMGGNDGKTLIPVGHNIKQPDKQDLIYSAESPDFCLPNRRTGSPGTRGRVCNGTAMDVSGCDLLCCGRGHREETVSFQENCQCRFHWCCVVQCRQCAVRKELSICM, encoded by the exons ATGTGGCCTTTCGCTGCAGCTCAGCTCCGAGTTTTCTTCTGTCTTCTGTACCCCGCTAACATCATCAGCCTGTGGTG GGCGGTAGGAAGCCCCTTGGTCATGGATCCCAACAGCATCTGCAGGAAAGCCAAGCGGCTGGCAGGCAGGCAGGCTGAACTGTGTCAGACTCAACCGGAGATCGTCAGCGAGGTGGCGAAGGGAGCCCGCCTTGGGATCCGGGAATGCCAGCACCAGTTCCGATTCCGCAAGTGGAACTGCACCACTCACAAGAAATACTTCAGCAAGATCCTGCAACAAG ATATCAGGGAGACTGCCTTCGTTTCCGCTGTCACCTCGGCTGGGGTGCTCTACACGGTGAGCCAGGCCTGCAGCATGGGCGAGCTGCTGCAGTGCGGGTGTGAGCGCACCCTGAACCGGGTGCCACTGCCCCGCTCGCCCACTCCTGGCACCGAGGCCACAGCCTGGGAGTGGGGCGGATGCGGAGATGACGTGGAGTTCGGCTACGCCAAGTCCAAGCAGTTCATGGATGCCGAGAGGAAGCAAGGACAGAACGACATCAAATCCTTGATTAACCTGCACAATAACGAGGCTGGGCGCTTG ATGATTAAGAATTACATGCGAACTGAGTGTAAATGCCATGGCCTGTCCGGCTCCTGTGCTGTTAAGACTTGCTGGAAGAAAATGCCCCATTTCCGCGAGGTTGGCGACCGCCTATTGGACCGCTTCAATGGCGCCTTCAAGGTGATGGGCGGCAATGATGGGAAGACATTGATCCCAGTGGGGCACAACATCAAACAGCCAGATAAACAGGACCTGATTTACTCTGCCGAATCCCCCGATTTCTGCCTCCCCAACAGGCGCACTGGTTCTCCAGGGACGCGGGGCAGGGTGTGCAATGGCACAGCTATGGATGTCAGTGGCTGTGATCTCCTGTGCTGTGGCCGGGGGCACCGGGAGGAGACAGTGAGTTTCCAGGAAAACTGCCAATGTCGCTTCCATTGGTGCTGTGTGGTGCAGTGCAGACAATGCGCTGTCCGAAAAGAACTCAGCATCTGCATGTAG
- the LOC122543424 gene encoding protein Wnt-6-like isoform X2, translated as MDPNSICRKAKRLAGRQAELCQTQPEIVSEVAKGARLGIRECQHQFRFRKWNCTTHKKYFSKILQQDIRETAFVSAVTSAGVLYTVSQACSMGELLQCGCERTLNRVPLPRSPTPGTEATAWEWGGCGDDVEFGYAKSKQFMDAERKQGQNDIKSLINLHNNEAGRLMIKNYMRTECKCHGLSGSCAVKTCWKKMPHFREVGDRLLDRFNGAFKVMGGNDGKTLIPVGHNIKQPDKQDLIYSAESPDFCLPNRRTGSPGTRGRVCNGTAMDVSGCDLLCCGRGHREETVSFQENCQCRFHWCCVVQCRQCAVRKELSICM; from the exons ATGGATCCCAACAGCATCTGCAGGAAAGCCAAGCGGCTGGCAGGCAGGCAGGCTGAACTGTGTCAGACTCAACCGGAGATCGTCAGCGAGGTGGCGAAGGGAGCCCGCCTTGGGATCCGGGAATGCCAGCACCAGTTCCGATTCCGCAAGTGGAACTGCACCACTCACAAGAAATACTTCAGCAAGATCCTGCAACAAG ATATCAGGGAGACTGCCTTCGTTTCCGCTGTCACCTCGGCTGGGGTGCTCTACACGGTGAGCCAGGCCTGCAGCATGGGCGAGCTGCTGCAGTGCGGGTGTGAGCGCACCCTGAACCGGGTGCCACTGCCCCGCTCGCCCACTCCTGGCACCGAGGCCACAGCCTGGGAGTGGGGCGGATGCGGAGATGACGTGGAGTTCGGCTACGCCAAGTCCAAGCAGTTCATGGATGCCGAGAGGAAGCAAGGACAGAACGACATCAAATCCTTGATTAACCTGCACAATAACGAGGCTGGGCGCTTG ATGATTAAGAATTACATGCGAACTGAGTGTAAATGCCATGGCCTGTCCGGCTCCTGTGCTGTTAAGACTTGCTGGAAGAAAATGCCCCATTTCCGCGAGGTTGGCGACCGCCTATTGGACCGCTTCAATGGCGCCTTCAAGGTGATGGGCGGCAATGATGGGAAGACATTGATCCCAGTGGGGCACAACATCAAACAGCCAGATAAACAGGACCTGATTTACTCTGCCGAATCCCCCGATTTCTGCCTCCCCAACAGGCGCACTGGTTCTCCAGGGACGCGGGGCAGGGTGTGCAATGGCACAGCTATGGATGTCAGTGGCTGTGATCTCCTGTGCTGTGGCCGGGGGCACCGGGAGGAGACAGTGAGTTTCCAGGAAAACTGCCAATGTCGCTTCCATTGGTGCTGTGTGGTGCAGTGCAGACAATGCGCTGTCCGAAAAGAACTCAGCATCTGCATGTAG